Proteins co-encoded in one Plasmodium coatneyi strain Hackeri chromosome 7, complete sequence genomic window:
- a CDS encoding Dihydrouridine synthase, whose protein sequence is MRVAPLRDLATCLYLVRPSNHGQPKLNTQKRHPLVGAYYLDDDHNRANLHKRGKEKLWHGAQAKRNVYCFSNKSIRRHQKILKQNRRTMTSMSVAAEGNVEEGIHLCGEQEFNLEDISTCVSEIFEKKKCENVPFIQVAPMINVTNRHFRALVRTLTRRAQLWTEMIVDNTLLYNLNNLEEYLGFNANEHPVVCQLGGSDATSLAEAAVLVEQAGYDEINLNVGCPSTKVANKGAFGAYLMKKPEHVRNIVHEIKRKVHIPVSVKIRTGVDDCDSFPFLRSFIECVSSVGCTHFIVHARKAWLKGLDPKQNRSVPPLEYHKVYTLCQLYPHLKFTLNGGVKTVEEAVALLNGYLPKKDKCGSEKTYVQVQNYHVNPLNGVMLGRACMENTTVLSQTDQLVYNEKPPQSAFSRRTVLDAYKSYLEENSTLCSLSSAFELLKPILGILKGMPGHRTFRNKMDMYIRSYASTMPCSGILEKAMVDVDAVAPGCLDLPLADYKLQQEYIKNY, encoded by the coding sequence ATGCGAGTTGCGCCCCTCAGAGACCTCGCCACTTGCCTATACCTCGTGCGTCCCTCCAACCATGGGCAGCCAAAGCTGAACACGCAGAAAAGGCATCCTCTCGTTGGGGCATACTACCTAGATGATGACCACAACAGGGCGAATTTACATAAAcgtgggaaggaaaaattatggCATGGTGCACAAGCTAAGAGGAACGTTTACTGCTTTAGCAACAAGTCCATTCGTCGTCACCAGAAGAtattaaaacaaaacagGAGAACTATGACCAGCATGTCAGTAGCAGCAGAAGGGAACGTGGAGGAGGGTATACACCTGTGTGGTGAGCAAGAGTTCAACTTAGAAGATATATCCACCTGTGTTAGcgaaatttttgaaaaaaaaaaatgtgaaaatgtgcCATTTATACAAGTTGCCCCAATGATAAATGTCACCAATAGACACTTCCGGGCGTTAGTAAGGACCCTCACAAGAAGGGCCCAATTGTGGACTGAAATGATTGTAGACAACACTTTGCTGTATAACCTGAACAATTTAGAAGAGTACCTAGGTTTTAACGCAAATGAACACCCAGTCGTTTGCCAGTTAGGTGGATCTGATGCCACGTCCCTCGCGGAAGCAGCCGTGCTAGTGGAACAAGCGGGTTACGATGAAATAAATTTGAATGTAGGTTGTCCAAGTACCAAGGTAGCTAATAAGGGAGCCTTTGGAGCATACTTGATGAAAAAACCAGAGCATGTACGAAATATAGTACacgaaattaaaagaaaagtcCACATTCCTGTTTCTGTAAAAATTAGAACAGGGGTTGATGATTGtgattctttcccttttttgagaTCCTTTATTGAATGTGTATCCTCAGTAGGATGCACTCATTTTATTGTACACGCAAGAAAAGCTTGGTTAAAAGGATTGGATCCGAAACAGAATAGGTCCGTACCCCCATTGGAGTACCACAAAGTGTACACCCTCTGTCAGTTATATCCCCATTTGAAATTTACCCTAAATGGGGGAGTTAAAACGGTAGAGGAAGCTGTGGCTTTGCTAAATGGATACCTACCGAAGAAAGACAAATGTGGTAGCGAAAAAACCTACGTGCAAGTGCAAAACTATCATGTGAATCCCCTCAATGGGGTTATGCTTGGACGAGCGTGCATGGAAAACACCACCGTTTTGTCCCAAACGGATCAGCTCGTCTACAATGAGAAGCCCCCACAATCTGCGTTCAGTAGGAGAACCGTGTTAGACGCATACAAATCTTATTTGGAGGAAAACTCCACCTTATGCAGTTTATCAAGTGCGTTTGAATTGTTAAAGCCAATTTTGGGCATCCTTAAGGGCATGCCTGGCCATCGAACTTTtagaaacaaaatggataTGTACATCAGGAGTTATGCTTCTACCATGCCATGTTCAGGCATTTTGGAGAAGGCCATGGTGGACGTGGATGCCGTAGCCCCCGGCTGCCTGGACTTACCCCTGGCTGACTACAAGTTGCAGCAGGAGTACATCAAAAATTATTAG